The proteins below come from a single Holdemania massiliensis genomic window:
- a CDS encoding PTS system mannose/fructose/N-acetylgalactosamine-transporter subunit IIB, with amino-acid sequence MEIVNVRIDERLIHGQVAAVWTNTLNATRIMVIDDMAAKDEIQKIALKMACPSTVKLSILPAEKAADRLKSEAYPTDRIFVVLKGPKTIKQVADAGYMFPVVNVGNMSNKHGSTQVKRSVSVTPEDVAAFRELTDRGVKFTAQMVPTEEKIDFMPLIKDL; translated from the coding sequence ATGGAAATTGTAAATGTTCGTATTGACGAAAGATTGATCCACGGTCAGGTTGCAGCTGTCTGGACGAATACTTTAAACGCTACGCGTATCATGGTTATCGATGATATGGCAGCGAAGGATGAAATTCAGAAAATCGCGCTGAAGATGGCTTGCCCATCCACAGTTAAACTGTCGATTCTGCCAGCTGAAAAAGCAGCAGACAGACTGAAAAGCGAAGCTTATCCGACGGATCGTATCTTTGTCGTTCTGAAAGGTCCAAAGACGATTAAGCAGGTTGCGGATGCCGGTTATATGTTCCCGGTTGTCAATGTCGGCAACATGTCCAACAAGCATGGCTCAACGCAGGTTAAGCGTTCGGTCAGCGTTACGCCGGAAGATGTCGCTGCGTTCAGAGAACTGACGGACAGAGGCGTTAAGTTTACAGCGCAGATGGTTCCGACAGAAGAAAAAATCGACTTCATGCCGCTGATCAAAGACCTTTAA
- a CDS encoding HAD family hydrolase: MSMKVLASDFDGTLFFKGQFKNDDLKQIRTFQAQGHLFGLCTGRPLSGVAAPIQGQLRCDFMILSSGTLILDHAGRTLYKACIDRETAFRVSRSLDKEIDFYYQTSEGTFCQRQPDGQLPPSASILTAIPYRAFSQLDELTAEIFGLSLYAATEDRARLEADRINRMFPELEAFQNEVWIDVARRGCSKGFGIEVLKRHLQLKTIAGIGDSYNDIPLLRSTSPSFTFHTSPASVRHEAQIVVSSLAEALERLMEE; this comes from the coding sequence ATGTCCATGAAGGTATTAGCCAGTGATTTTGACGGTACGTTATTTTTTAAAGGTCAGTTTAAAAACGATGATCTCAAACAGATTCGCACGTTTCAAGCGCAGGGACATCTGTTTGGCTTATGTACGGGACGTCCGCTTTCCGGGGTTGCTGCGCCGATTCAGGGTCAGCTGCGCTGTGACTTCATGATTCTCAGCAGCGGGACGCTGATTCTGGATCACGCTGGCCGAACTCTATATAAAGCCTGTATTGACCGGGAAACCGCTTTTCGGGTCAGCCGCTCGTTGGACAAAGAAATTGATTTTTATTATCAGACCAGTGAAGGAACCTTCTGTCAAAGACAGCCGGATGGTCAGCTTCCGCCTTCCGCTTCGATTCTGACAGCCATTCCTTACCGCGCTTTTTCGCAGCTGGATGAACTGACGGCCGAGATTTTTGGATTGTCTTTGTATGCTGCTACAGAGGATCGAGCGCGATTAGAGGCGGATCGGATCAATCGCATGTTTCCTGAACTGGAGGCCTTCCAGAATGAAGTTTGGATTGATGTAGCCCGGCGCGGCTGTTCCAAAGGCTTCGGGATTGAAGTGCTAAAACGTCATCTGCAGCTTAAGACGATTGCCGGAATCGGCGATTCTTATAATGATATTCCTCTGCTGCGCTCCACTTCCCCCAGCTTTACCTTCCATACTTCTCCCGCTTCGGTCAGACACGAAGCGCAGATTGTGGTCAGTTCCTTGGCGGAAGCGCTTGAAAGGCTGATGGAAGAATAG